The following are from one region of the Amedibacterium intestinale genome:
- the pflB gene encoding formate C-acetyltransferase: MSVEKKAWEGFSGRIWKEEVNVRDFIQNNYKPYDGDESFMAEPTKATMTLWDELQKLQKEERAKGGVLDMETEIVSSLTAYGPGYIKEELKDLEKVVGLQTDKPLKRAFMPYGGIKMAEEACTTYGYTPSEKLHEIFTKYHKTHNQAVFDAYTPEMRLARRNKIVTGLPDTYGRGRIVGDYRRVALYGVDYLIEQKEKDLANCGCGTMSDDIIRQREELAEQIKALRGMKEMAAIYGFDISKPATNAKEAFQWLYFGYLAAIKTQNGAAMSVGRVSTFLDIYIERDLEKGILNESEAQELVDHMTMKFRMVKFARIPSYNQLFSGDPVWATLDVAGLGMDGRHMVTKTCYRFLHTLENMGPSPEPNLTVLYSSNLPEAFKKYAAKVSIATSSVQYENDDVMRPVWGDDYAVCCCVSATQTGKEMQFFGARANLAKCLLYAINGGVDEKTKVQVGPEYKAITSEYLDYDEVMHRYDVMMEWLADLYVNILNLIQYMHDKYYYEATQMALIDTNVRRTFATGIAGFSHVVDSLSAIKYAKVKTIRDENGLVVDYEVEGDFPRYGNDDDRADDIAVWLLKTFMEKIEKRHTYRNSEPTTSILTITSNVVYGKATGAMPDGRKAGEPLSPGANPSYGAEQNGLLASLNSVAKLPYEYALDGISNTQTINPGALGHDETERVENLVRAMDGYFDQGAHHLNVNVFGVEKLKDAMEHPEKEEYANFTIRVSGYAVKFIDLTREQQLDVISRTCHSHL; the protein is encoded by the coding sequence ATGAGTGTAGAAAAGAAAGCATGGGAAGGATTTAGTGGACGTATCTGGAAAGAAGAAGTCAATGTTCGTGATTTTATTCAGAATAACTATAAGCCTTATGATGGTGATGAGTCCTTTATGGCTGAACCGACAAAGGCAACGATGACTTTGTGGGATGAGTTACAAAAACTGCAAAAAGAAGAACGTGCAAAAGGCGGCGTTCTTGATATGGAGACAGAAATTGTTTCTTCTTTAACTGCGTATGGTCCAGGTTATATTAAAGAAGAATTGAAAGATTTGGAAAAAGTTGTAGGTCTTCAAACAGATAAACCGTTAAAACGTGCCTTTATGCCTTATGGTGGTATTAAAATGGCAGAAGAAGCATGTACAACTTATGGTTATACACCAAGTGAAAAACTGCATGAAATCTTTACAAAATATCATAAAACACATAACCAGGCAGTGTTTGATGCTTATACACCTGAAATGCGTCTTGCACGTCGTAATAAAATCGTAACTGGATTGCCAGATACTTATGGACGCGGTCGTATTGTTGGGGATTACCGTCGTGTTGCATTATATGGTGTTGATTATCTGATTGAACAGAAAGAAAAAGATTTGGCAAATTGTGGCTGTGGTACGATGAGTGATGATATCATTCGTCAGCGTGAAGAATTAGCGGAACAAATTAAAGCATTACGTGGAATGAAAGAGATGGCAGCAATTTATGGCTTTGATATCAGTAAACCGGCAACAAATGCAAAAGAAGCATTCCAGTGGTTATACTTTGGATATTTAGCTGCAATTAAAACACAGAATGGAGCAGCAATGTCTGTTGGACGTGTATCTACTTTCTTAGATATTTATATTGAACGAGATTTAGAAAAAGGAATTTTAAATGAAAGTGAAGCACAGGAATTAGTAGATCATATGACAATGAAATTCCGTATGGTTAAATTTGCACGTATTCCTTCTTACAATCAGTTATTCTCTGGAGATCCTGTTTGGGCAACTTTAGATGTAGCTGGTTTAGGTATGGATGGAAGACATATGGTTACAAAAACATGTTATCGTTTCCTTCACACATTAGAAAACATGGGGCCTTCTCCAGAACCAAACTTAACTGTTTTATACTCCAGCAATCTTCCAGAAGCATTTAAGAAATATGCTGCAAAAGTATCCATTGCGACAAGTTCTGTACAGTATGAAAATGATGATGTCATGCGTCCTGTATGGGGTGATGATTATGCGGTATGCTGCTGTGTATCCGCAACACAGACAGGAAAAGAAATGCAGTTTTTTGGAGCACGTGCCAACCTTGCGAAATGTTTATTATACGCAATTAATGGCGGTGTAGATGAAAAAACAAAAGTACAGGTTGGACCGGAATACAAAGCTATCACAAGTGAATATTTGGATTATGATGAAGTTATGCATCGTTATGATGTCATGATGGAATGGCTGGCAGATTTATATGTAAATATTTTAAATCTGATTCAGTACATGCATGATAAATATTATTATGAAGCAACACAGATGGCTTTGATCGATACCAATGTAAGACGTACATTCGCAACAGGTATTGCAGGATTCTCTCATGTAGTGGATTCTTTAAGTGCTATTAAATATGCGAAAGTAAAAACAATTCGTGATGAAAATGGACTGGTTGTGGATTATGAAGTAGAAGGAGATTTTCCTCGTTATGGAAACGATGATGATCGTGCAGATGATATTGCGGTATGGTTATTAAAAACATTTATGGAAAAAATTGAAAAACGCCACACATATCGTAATTCAGAACCTACAACTTCTATTTTGACAATTACTTCTAATGTTGTGTATGGAAAAGCAACTGGTGCAATGCCAGATGGAAGAAAAGCAGGAGAACCATTATCACCAGGTGCAAACCCTTCTTATGGTGCAGAGCAGAATGGTTTACTGGCTTCTTTAAACTCTGTCGCAAAACTTCCTTATGAATATGCGTTAGATGGAATTAGTAATACGCAGACAATCAATCCAGGTGCATTAGGACATGATGAAACAGAACGTGTAGAAAATCTTGTACGTGCAATGGATGGATATTTTGATCAGGGTGCACACCACTTAAATGTTAACGTCTTTGGTGTGGAAAAATTAAAAGATGCTATGGAACACCCAGAAAAAGAAGAATATGCAAACTTTACGATTCGAGTTTCTGGATATGCAGTTAAATTTATTGATTTAACACGTGAACAGCAGTTAGATGTAATTTCTAGAACTTGTCATTCACATCTGTAA
- a CDS encoding GyrI-like domain-containing protein yields the protein MAFDFKKEYKEMYMPKKTPNIIEIPKMNYLAVRGNGDPNQEDGDYQKSIELLYAVAYTIRMSYKGTYKIKGFFEYVVPPLEGFWWQENVKGMDYHQKNDLCFISIIRLPDFVKKEDFEWAIEEATRKKKKDFSKVEFLTYEEGTCVQCMHIGSYDDEPATVKLMHEYAYAQGYELDINDERFHHEIYISDPRKGDKSKLKTVIRHPVKKIEEDS from the coding sequence ATGGCTTTTGATTTTAAAAAAGAATATAAAGAAATGTATATGCCAAAGAAAACTCCAAATATAATTGAGATACCTAAAATGAATTATTTGGCGGTAAGAGGAAATGGTGATCCAAATCAGGAAGATGGAGACTATCAAAAATCAATTGAATTGTTATACGCAGTTGCTTATACCATTCGAATGAGTTATAAAGGAACATATAAAATTAAGGGGTTTTTTGAATATGTTGTTCCGCCTTTGGAAGGCTTTTGGTGGCAGGAAAATGTAAAGGGAATGGATTATCATCAAAAGAATGATTTATGTTTTATATCTATCATAAGACTTCCAGATTTTGTCAAAAAAGAGGATTTTGAATGGGCTATTGAAGAAGCAACAAGGAAGAAAAAGAAAGACTTTTCAAAAGTAGAATTTTTGACCTATGAAGAAGGAACTTGTGTTCAATGCATGCATATAGGTTCTTATGATGATGAGCCTGCAACGGTTAAGCTTATGCATGAATATGCCTATGCACAGGGATATGAATTAGATATAAACGATGAAAGATTTCATCATGAAATATACATAAGTGATCCAAGAAAAGGTGATAAAAGTAAATTAAAGACAGTTATAAGACACCCTGTAAAGAAAATAGAAGAAGATTCTTAG
- a CDS encoding ABC transporter ATP-binding protein — MLQIENVRKNYDNFSLNCSLEVKKGQITGLIGQNGAGKSTTFKAILGLISIDDGTIRLLGKDIKDFTAADREDLGVVLSDSGFSGYLTINDILPVLKNLYKDFNVSFFMKQVQKFQLPLTKKIKEFSTGMKAKLKVLVAISHNAKVLILDEPTSGLDVIARDDILEMLREFMEKDEERAILISSHISSDLETLCDDLYMIHEGSVILHEDTDVLLSDYALLKVNDEQFYKLDKQYLLRIKKETYGYSCLTNQKQYYMENYPDIAVDKGTIDEAIMMMIRGEKL, encoded by the coding sequence ATGTTACAAATTGAAAACGTAAGAAAAAACTATGATAATTTTTCTTTGAATTGTAGTTTGGAAGTAAAAAAAGGACAGATTACAGGTCTTATTGGACAAAATGGGGCAGGGAAAAGTACAACCTTTAAGGCGATATTAGGGTTGATTTCGATTGATGATGGTACAATTCGCCTGTTAGGAAAGGATATAAAAGATTTTACTGCTGCAGATAGAGAAGATTTAGGTGTTGTTCTTTCAGATTCTGGGTTTAGTGGCTATTTAACCATTAACGATATTCTACCTGTTTTAAAAAACTTATATAAAGACTTTAATGTGTCATTTTTTATGAAACAAGTGCAAAAATTTCAACTTCCTCTTACAAAAAAAATCAAAGAATTTTCCACTGGAATGAAAGCTAAGCTAAAGGTTTTGGTTGCGATTTCTCATAATGCGAAAGTATTGATTTTGGATGAGCCTACTTCTGGATTAGATGTGATTGCCAGAGATGACATTCTTGAGATGTTAAGAGAGTTTATGGAAAAGGATGAGGAACGTGCTATCTTAATTAGTTCTCATATTTCTTCTGACTTGGAAACTTTGTGTGATGATTTATATATGATACATGAAGGAAGTGTAATTTTACATGAAGATACAGATGTTTTGTTAAGTGATTATGCATTACTAAAAGTTAATGATGAACAATTTTATAAATTGGATAAACAATATCTTTTAAGAATAAAGAAAGAAACTTATGGATATAGCTGTTTAACAAATCAAAAACAATACTATATGGAAAACTATCCAGATATAGCAGTTGATAAAGGAACGATTGATGAAGCTATTATGATGATGATTCGAGGTGAAAAGTTATGA
- a CDS encoding HAD family hydrolase: protein MKTLYLSDLDGTLLNDDSKLSEKTIRIINSLVEQGEHISFATARSMLSAQSVIQGLKLRDGVIVYNGVYILEPSSKKVLHERLFSKEEAQKLLELFTQYGLHPFVYTYIDGVEKVLYEKHEFHEGAAHYRYSRKNDPRFIELDNRKDLLQGDIFYFTIIDDKENLDDVYEVLENTCSFMIVYQQERNREEYWLEVMPKKASKADAMLRLKEKEGFDEVICFGDAANDIEMFKASDACYAVSNAIDEIKALADGVIGSNNEDAVALWIQEDVNRRKKREAASSCMKKEKI from the coding sequence ATGAAAACATTATATTTGAGTGATTTAGATGGGACATTATTAAATGATGACAGCAAACTAAGTGAAAAAACAATACGGATTATAAATTCACTGGTAGAGCAGGGAGAACATATTTCTTTTGCGACAGCACGTTCCATGCTTTCTGCACAATCTGTTATTCAGGGTTTAAAGTTAAGAGATGGGGTTATTGTATATAATGGTGTATATATATTAGAACCTTCCAGTAAAAAGGTCTTACATGAACGTTTATTTTCAAAAGAAGAAGCACAGAAGCTTTTGGAATTGTTTACACAATATGGGCTTCATCCCTTTGTTTATACATATATTGATGGAGTTGAAAAAGTGTTATATGAGAAACATGAATTTCATGAAGGTGCGGCCCATTATCGATACAGTAGAAAAAATGATCCTCGTTTTATAGAACTAGATAATCGAAAGGATTTGCTTCAGGGAGATATTTTTTATTTTACGATCATTGATGATAAAGAAAATTTAGATGATGTATATGAGGTTTTAGAAAATACATGTTCTTTTATGATCGTTTATCAACAAGAAAGAAATCGTGAGGAATACTGGCTGGAAGTAATGCCTAAAAAGGCTAGCAAAGCGGATGCGATGCTTCGTTTAAAAGAAAAAGAAGGGTTTGATGAAGTTATTTGCTTTGGTGATGCTGCCAACGATATAGAAATGTTTAAAGCAAGTGATGCCTGTTATGCAGTAAGCAATGCAATTGATGAAATAAAAGCATTGGCAGATGGAGTTATTGGTTCCAATAATGAGGATGCTGTTGCATTGTGGATACAGGAAGATGTAAATAGAAGAAAAAAGAGGGAAGCTGCTTCTTCTTGTATGAAAAAGGAAAAAATTTGA
- the pflA gene encoding pyruvate formate-lyase-activating protein — MENIKGAVHSIETFGSVDGPGIRYVIFMQGCKMRCQFCHNADTWKIEEPKETAEEVLKKALRYRPYWKDKGGITVSGGEPLLQIDFLLSLFQQAKKQGIHTVIDTCGNPFTKQEPFFSKFQELLKLTDLFLLDIKHIDDDKHKELTGWGNENILEMAQYLSAVKKPVWIRHVLVPQRNDEDEQLKRLDEFIKTLDNVDRVEVLPYHTLGVYKWKELGMEYPLEGIEPPTKEQVEYARKLLHCDDYNEYKK, encoded by the coding sequence ATGGAAAATATAAAAGGGGCAGTTCATTCAATTGAAACGTTTGGCTCTGTAGATGGACCAGGGATAAGATATGTGATTTTTATGCAGGGTTGTAAAATGCGTTGTCAGTTTTGTCATAATGCGGATACATGGAAAATAGAAGAACCGAAGGAAACCGCTGAGGAAGTGTTAAAAAAAGCTTTACGCTATCGTCCTTACTGGAAAGATAAAGGGGGAATTACGGTAAGTGGAGGAGAGCCTTTATTACAAATTGATTTTTTACTTTCTTTATTTCAACAGGCGAAAAAACAAGGAATCCATACGGTAATCGACACATGTGGAAATCCTTTCACAAAACAAGAACCATTCTTTTCTAAATTTCAAGAACTTCTAAAACTAACGGATTTATTTTTGCTGGATATTAAACATATTGATGATGACAAGCATAAAGAATTAACTGGCTGGGGAAATGAAAATATTTTAGAAATGGCACAGTATTTATCTGCTGTGAAAAAACCGGTATGGATTCGTCATGTGCTTGTACCACAAAGAAATGATGAAGATGAACAATTAAAAAGATTAGATGAATTTATTAAAACATTAGATAATGTGGATAGAGTAGAAGTTCTTCCTTATCATACATTAGGAGTATATAAGTGGAAAGAATTAGGTATGGAATATCCATTAGAAGGGATAGAGCCACCTACAAAAGAACAGGTCGAATACGCCAGAAAACTTTTGCACTGCGATGATTATAATGAATATAAAAAATAA
- a CDS encoding HlyC/CorC family transporter yields MDSELGVQILILIILLFLSGFFSSAETSLISVSKMKMRALAEEGNHRAQKVLDITEDSSKMLSAILIGNNLVNTFAASITATIAYSFGGYAVSIATFIITLLILIFGEITPKTIATQHNEGMALFYAGIISFLMTVLTPIIVVINFVSKIILKLFRIDMNKSTQRMTENELRTIVDVSHEEGVIETDEKEMINNVFDLGDAKAKEVMVPRIHVVFAEIGTSYEELIAIFRKEKFTRLPIYQGTTDNVVGTINMKDLLLYKDNMKDFKISKILRKPYFTYENQKVSDLLVEMRKTSINIAIVLDEYGETSGLITLEDILEEIVGEIHDEYDEHEEEYIRKVKDREYIIKGFVSLNDLNDELDLDLESEDFDSIGGLIIDKLNRLPQLHDRIVLEDGTILEVHQLLKNRIEEVHLILPQPKAEDEENKEDK; encoded by the coding sequence ATGGACTCGGAACTGGGTGTTCAAATTCTAATTTTAATTATACTTTTGTTTTTATCTGGATTCTTTTCTTCTGCAGAAACTTCACTGATTTCAGTCAGTAAAATGAAAATGCGTGCTTTGGCAGAAGAAGGAAATCATCGAGCACAGAAGGTACTTGATATTACAGAAGATTCTTCCAAAATGTTAAGTGCTATTTTAATTGGAAATAACTTGGTAAATACATTTGCAGCCTCTATTACTGCAACAATAGCATATTCTTTTGGGGGCTATGCAGTTAGTATTGCCACGTTTATCATCACATTGCTTATTTTGATTTTTGGAGAGATTACACCAAAAACGATTGCAACACAGCATAATGAAGGGATGGCCTTGTTTTATGCAGGCATTATTTCCTTTTTAATGACAGTTTTAACACCAATTATTGTTGTTATTAACTTTGTTTCAAAAATAATATTGAAGCTGTTTCGTATTGATATGAATAAAAGTACACAGAGAATGACAGAAAATGAATTGCGTACGATTGTGGATGTGAGTCATGAAGAAGGTGTCATTGAAACAGATGAAAAAGAAATGATTAACAATGTGTTTGATTTAGGAGATGCCAAAGCGAAGGAAGTTATGGTTCCTAGAATTCATGTTGTCTTTGCTGAAATTGGAACGAGTTATGAAGAATTAATAGCGATTTTTAGAAAAGAAAAATTTACACGCCTTCCTATATATCAGGGAACTACTGATAACGTTGTTGGAACGATCAACATGAAAGATCTTCTGTTATATAAAGATAACATGAAAGATTTTAAAATCAGCAAGATTTTGCGTAAGCCTTATTTTACATATGAAAATCAAAAAGTTTCTGATCTTTTAGTAGAAATGCGTAAGACTTCTATTAATATCGCAATTGTATTGGATGAATATGGAGAAACTTCCGGTCTGATTACACTTGAAGATATTCTAGAAGAAATTGTAGGGGAAATTCATGACGAATATGACGAACATGAAGAGGAGTATATTCGTAAAGTTAAAGATCGTGAATATATCATTAAAGGTTTTGTTAGCTTGAATGATTTAAATGATGAATTGGATTTAGATTTAGAATCAGAAGATTTTGATTCGATTGGTGGTTTGATTATTGATAAGTTGAATCGTCTTCCACAATTGCATGATCGAATTGTATTAGAGGATGGCACAATTTTAGAAGTTCATCAGCTTTTGAAAAATCGTATTGAAGAAGTACATTTAATTTTACCGCAGCCTAAGGCTGAAGATGAAGAGAATAAGGAAGATAAATGA
- a CDS encoding DUF5696 domain-containing protein — protein MEWNWKNLTFNFKEDTLQIKIHTPDTNWITQKYRAYLLTDERKLYFHDIKSISHIPYKNGIGEGILTHYLDDGLAFDTIIWSEYRNGTLHFEWIPIKEDKNIKEVVWPSPMEFEAYDSHWYSLLNLQQGLLLPNTWKEELTKLPFDGQFASSSAYMPWFGQIKNRNGYMCICETYWDCAYSVEHPANGPYTNLFLRWLPSMGHMCYPRKMQMHFYQNCDYNTLCKEYRLYAEEKGKVTTLKEKCAKNPLVDKLIGSGFVHMGIKTFVQKDSSFYDQKDPEKNNSITSFSKRAEEILHYKKQGIKKLYLHLDGWAQYGYDNNHPDILPACEEAGGWEGLKALSDTIKNCNYMLGLHDQYRDYYHRAASYDPAYSVHTANAKRPSHASWAGGHQDYLCSAFAPLYVKRNYTEILAHNIHLEGSYLDVFTCNEPDECIHPYHPVSRRQCLDNRLECFSYMQSQGILPSSEEVNEWALSQLVYCHYAPYDFQMHASSEPRKGIPVPLFNLVYHDCVLIPWPMEKQKGGDDFMLYALLNGGGAYLRKDAAYPNTDGMFENEYEKLSEEECIKRCQIVAQLQEKVAYQKMVHHEFIHHDPHLQKTVFEDGTTITIDLYKQTFKIQ, from the coding sequence ATGGAATGGAACTGGAAAAACTTAACATTTAACTTTAAAGAAGATACACTGCAGATAAAAATTCATACACCAGATACAAACTGGATCACACAAAAGTATCGTGCCTATCTTCTCACTGATGAAAGAAAACTTTATTTTCATGATATAAAAAGCATTTCTCATATCCCCTACAAAAATGGTATAGGAGAAGGCATTTTAACACATTATTTAGATGATGGTCTTGCATTTGATACAATAATATGGAGTGAATATCGTAATGGAACTTTACATTTTGAATGGATTCCAATAAAAGAAGATAAAAACATTAAAGAAGTTGTGTGGCCTTCCCCTATGGAATTTGAAGCATACGATTCTCATTGGTATTCACTTTTAAATTTACAGCAGGGACTGCTTTTACCAAATACATGGAAAGAAGAATTAACAAAGCTTCCCTTTGATGGACAGTTTGCTTCTTCCAGTGCTTATATGCCATGGTTTGGACAAATTAAAAACCGCAATGGATATATGTGTATCTGTGAAACGTACTGGGACTGTGCTTATAGTGTAGAGCACCCTGCCAATGGACCTTATACAAATTTATTTCTTCGCTGGCTGCCTAGTATGGGACATATGTGCTATCCTAGAAAAATGCAGATGCACTTTTATCAAAACTGCGATTACAATACACTTTGCAAAGAATATCGTCTATATGCAGAAGAAAAAGGAAAAGTAACCACATTAAAAGAAAAATGTGCAAAAAATCCTCTTGTAGATAAACTTATTGGAAGTGGCTTTGTTCATATGGGAATTAAAACCTTTGTACAAAAAGATTCTTCATTTTATGATCAAAAAGATCCTGAAAAAAACAATTCCATAACTTCTTTTTCAAAGCGTGCAGAAGAAATTTTACATTATAAAAAACAAGGAATAAAAAAGCTTTACCTTCACTTAGATGGATGGGCACAATATGGATATGACAACAACCATCCAGATATTCTTCCTGCATGCGAAGAAGCCGGAGGATGGGAAGGTTTGAAAGCCTTAAGCGACACGATAAAAAACTGCAATTATATGCTGGGACTTCACGATCAATATCGTGATTATTATCATCGGGCTGCTTCTTATGATCCAGCTTACAGTGTGCATACAGCAAATGCTAAACGGCCATCTCACGCATCTTGGGCAGGAGGTCATCAGGATTATTTATGTTCTGCTTTTGCCCCATTGTATGTAAAACGAAATTATACAGAAATCTTAGCTCACAATATTCATTTAGAAGGCAGTTATCTTGATGTATTTACATGCAATGAACCAGATGAATGCATTCATCCATACCACCCTGTTTCCCGCAGACAATGTCTGGATAATCGACTGGAATGCTTCTCTTATATGCAAAGCCAGGGTATCTTGCCTAGCAGCGAGGAAGTTAATGAATGGGCTCTTTCTCAACTTGTATATTGTCATTATGCACCTTATGATTTTCAAATGCATGCTTCCAGTGAACCAAGAAAAGGAATTCCAGTTCCATTATTTAATTTAGTCTACCATGACTGCGTACTTATTCCCTGGCCAATGGAAAAACAAAAAGGTGGAGATGACTTTATGTTATATGCATTATTGAATGGTGGAGGAGCTTATTTAAGAAAAGATGCAGCATATCCTAATACAGATGGCATGTTTGAAAATGAATATGAAAAACTGTCAGAAGAAGAATGTATAAAACGCTGCCAGATCGTAGCCCAGCTGCAGGAAAAAGTAGCTTATCAGAAAATGGTGCATCATGAATTTATTCATCACGATCCTCATCTTCAAAAAACTGTTTTTGAAGATGGAACAACCATTACTATCGATTTATATAAACAAACTTTTAAAATACAATAA
- a CDS encoding GNAT family N-acetyltransferase — protein MNIRIATASDLSRIAEIYVFNNRINYLPIFKDVEYSFKKLQVISISNDYFGREDVRKNIYVYDDGIIKGFVQVDKTEIIKLYVDTFFQKEGIGSKLIQYVIDKHHVDNLWVLEKNRKAITFYNRHGFFFEGEMKFEEGTSEKLLRFIRKHS, from the coding sequence ATGAATATTAGAATTGCGACTGCATCTGATTTATCAAGAATAGCTGAAATATATGTTTTTAATAATCGTATAAACTATTTACCAATTTTTAAAGATGTGGAATATTCCTTTAAAAAATTGCAGGTGATTTCTATTTCTAATGATTATTTTGGAAGGGAAGATGTACGAAAGAATATTTATGTTTATGATGATGGAATAATAAAAGGATTTGTTCAAGTGGATAAAACAGAAATCATCAAATTATATGTAGATACTTTTTTTCAGAAGGAAGGTATTGGGAGTAAACTTATTCAATATGTAATAGATAAACATCATGTGGATAATCTTTGGGTTCTAGAAAAAAATAGGAAAGCAATTACTTTCTATAACAGGCATGGATTTTTCTTTGAAGGTGAAATGAAATTTGAAGAGGGCACATCAGAAAAGTTATTGCGGTTTATAAGAAAACATTCTTAA
- a CDS encoding Gfo/Idh/MocA family protein, which translates to MNFAILGTGNIAHIMADTIKKMKHPDISLYAVASRNLEKAEAFASKYHIPAAYGSYEELVKDEQIDLIYIATPHSHHYEHAKLCILHHKPVLCEKSFTANAKQAEELLSLAKKQKVFISEAIWTRYMPSRTIIKSIVESKVLGEVHSIQANLGYPIKDVPRMSNPELAGGALLDVGIYTLNFAMMAFGEDVSDVKAHAVMSTQGVDLLDSITLYWKDKKIAVLHASMLTPTDRMGYIYGEDGYLTITNINNPEKIERFNKDHQLIETYTIPSQITGYEYEVLACYDALKENKLECPQMPHHVTLHIMKLMDTIRKQWNMKYPFE; encoded by the coding sequence ATGAATTTTGCAATCCTAGGTACAGGAAATATTGCACATATCATGGCGGATACCATAAAGAAAATGAAACATCCAGACATTTCTTTATATGCTGTTGCATCAAGAAATTTAGAAAAAGCAGAAGCTTTTGCCTCTAAATACCATATACCTGCTGCATATGGAAGTTATGAAGAACTTGTTAAAGATGAACAGATTGATTTGATTTATATTGCTACCCCACATTCTCATCATTATGAGCATGCCAAACTATGTATTCTTCATCATAAACCTGTATTGTGTGAAAAATCATTCACTGCCAATGCCAAACAGGCAGAAGAACTATTAAGTCTTGCAAAGAAACAAAAAGTTTTTATTAGTGAAGCTATCTGGACCAGATATATGCCTTCAAGAACAATTATTAAATCAATTGTAGAATCTAAAGTTCTTGGAGAGGTTCATTCTATTCAAGCCAATCTGGGATATCCAATAAAAGATGTACCACGTATGAGCAATCCAGAGTTGGCAGGAGGTGCTTTATTAGATGTTGGTATCTATACCTTAAACTTTGCCATGATGGCATTTGGTGAGGATGTAAGTGATGTCAAAGCACATGCTGTGATGTCTACTCAGGGAGTCGATTTATTAGACAGTATCACGTTATATTGGAAAGATAAGAAAATTGCTGTTTTACATGCCAGCATGCTTACGCCAACTGATCGCATGGGATATATTTATGGAGAAGATGGCTATCTCACCATAACCAATATCAACAATCCAGAAAAAATTGAACGCTTTAATAAAGACCATCAACTTATAGAAACATATACCATTCCCTCTCAGATTACAGGTTATGAATATGAAGTACTAGCATGTTATGATGCACTGAAAGAAAACAAGCTTGAATGTCCACAAATGCCACACCACGTAACTCTTCATATCATGAAACTTATGGATACCATACGAAAACAATGGAATATGAAATATCCCTTTGAATAG
- a CDS encoding GntR family transcriptional regulator, with protein sequence MRIIINNSLMIPIYEQIVDQIKTQIRNGELKENDNLPSVRGLSKELKISALTVKKAYDTLETEGFVITVHGKGTYVAATNKERLLEEQRKEVEMDLERAIQKGRRCGISDEDIRSIFEIILEG encoded by the coding sequence ATGAGGATTATTATAAATAATTCATTAATGATACCTATATATGAGCAGATTGTAGACCAAATTAAGACACAAATTCGAAATGGAGAGTTAAAGGAAAATGATAACTTGCCATCTGTACGTGGACTTTCAAAGGAACTTAAAATAAGTGCTTTAACTGTGAAGAAAGCTTATGATACTTTAGAAACAGAGGGATTTGTAATAACAGTTCATGGAAAGGGAACTTATGTAGCCGCAACCAATAAGGAGCGTTTACTGGAGGAACAGCGAAAAGAGGTCGAAATGGATTTAGAAAGGGCAATCCAAAAAGGTAGACGCTGTGGAATAAGTGATGAAGATATAAGAAGCATATTTGAAATCATATTGGAGGGATAA